In one Lolium rigidum isolate FL_2022 chromosome 3, APGP_CSIRO_Lrig_0.1, whole genome shotgun sequence genomic region, the following are encoded:
- the LOC124697566 gene encoding serpin-Z2A-like, which translates to MEKEARRPSKKARGTSGGSTSGLAALALRLSNKLAACEEHEGKNIMFSPLSIYTALGLVAAGAKGTTLDEVLAVLGAVSRDEVAGVVRAVAEGALAAADEDPSRPLVVTTACGVWCQKDWSLKPAYRQAVVESYKAEVRALDFVRKAEDSREEINSWVAEATKKLITSVLPPGSVHVDTRLVLTNAIYFKGEWEKAFRRSGTKEHMFYRLDGTAVRVPFMAGSGSCKYMVSCYDGFKVLKLPYKQGKNSGGARYSMCIFLPTARDGLHSLTDQMSSGGSSFLFDHLPTWPKSMTRFGLPKFKLSFFCSMKEVLKSLGLRAAFGDADLSDMVEANSGNISVEDVFHKAVVEVNEEGTEAAASTAVTVILQSCRPPMDFVADHPFVFFIVEEVSGAVLFTGHVIDPSMKTDS; encoded by the exons CCCAAGCAAAAAGGCTCGCGGCACGTCTGGTGGCTCCACCAGCGGCCTGGCGGCGCTCGCGCTCCGGCTGTCAAACAAGCTCGCCGCCTGCGAGGAGCACGAGGGCAAGAACATCATGTTCTCGCCGTTGTCCATCTACACCGCGTTAGGTCTTGTGGCGGCCGGCGCCAAAGGCACCACGCTGGACGAGGTCCTCGCCGTGCTCGGTGCCGTTTCGCGTGACGAGGTCGCGGGAGTCGTGCGAGCCGTGGCGGAaggcgccctcgccgccgccgacgaagaTCCGTCAAGGCCGCTGGTTGTTACGACCGCGTGCGGTGTGTGGTGTCAGAAGGATTGGTCGCTCAAGCCGGCCTACCGGCAGGCCGTCGTCGAGTCCTACAAGGCGGAAGTACGCGCCCTTGACTTTGTAAGAAAG GCAGAGGATTCAAGGGAGGAGATCAACAGCTGGGTCGCGGAGGCCACGAAGAAACTTATCACTTCCGTCCTCCCGCCTGGCTCCGTGCACGTCGACACCAGGCTCGTGCTCACCAATGCCATCTACTTCAAGGGCGAGTGGGAGAAGGCCTTCCGCCGGAGCGGCACCAAAGAGCACATGTTCTACCGCCTCGACGGCACTGCCGTCCGCGTGCCATTCATGGCCGGAAGCGGAAGCTGCAAGTACATGGTGTCATGCTACGACGGATTCAAGGTGCTCAAGCTCCCGTACAAACAAGGGAAGAACAGCGGTGGCGCACGGTACTCAATGTGCATCTTCCTCCCAACCGCGCGGGACGGGCTGCATAGCCTTACCGACCAGATGTCGTCTGGCGGCTCAAGTTTCCTGTTTGACCACCTGCCCACGTGGCCAAAGAGCATGACCAGGTTCGGTCTCCCCAAGTTCAAGTTGTCATTCTTCTGCAGCATGAAGGAAGTTCTCAAGAGCTTGGGACTCCGGGCAGCATTCGGCGACGCCGATCTGTCTGACATGGTGGAGGCCAATTCCGGCAATATTTCGGTGGAAGATGTGTTCCACAAAGCAGTAGTTGAAGTGAACGAAGAAGGAACCGAGGCGGCCGCCTCCACGGCGGTCACAGTGATTCTTCAGAGCTGCAGACCTCCTATGGACTTCGTCGCGGACCACCCTTTTGTTTTCTTCATCGTGGAGGAGGTGTCCGGTGCGGTGCTCTTCACCGGCCACGTCATTGACCCTTCTATGAAAACGGACTCATAA